The following proteins are encoded in a genomic region of Burkholderia pyrrocinia:
- a CDS encoding VF_A0006 family four-cysteine protein codes for MKRGIRAIAFAAVALALPVAAFALTDGDAQYDDCMLNALRESRNGAAAQLIQRSCDALYHNNAMLLPRERRFHECVVQSLPGVRDNYAIQQIMAICSRRGDM; via the coding sequence ATGAAACGGGGGATCCGTGCAATCGCATTCGCGGCCGTCGCGCTGGCGCTGCCGGTCGCGGCCTTCGCGCTGACCGACGGCGATGCGCAGTACGACGACTGCATGCTCAACGCGCTGCGCGAAAGCCGCAACGGCGCGGCGGCCCAGTTGATCCAGCGCTCCTGCGACGCGCTGTACCACAACAACGCGATGCTGCTGCCGCGCGAGCGGCGCTTTCACGAGTGCGTGGTGCAATCACTGCCGGGCGTGCGCGACAACTACGCGATCCAGCAGATCATGGCGATCTGCTCGCGGCGCGGCGATATGTGA
- a CDS encoding ABC transporter substrate-binding protein, translated as MKRFKTFAIRSITAGVAALALAGAAHAQTVKVLSIVDHPALDAIRDGVRAELKAEGYGDDKLKWEYQSAQGNTGTAAQIARKFVGDQPDVIVAIATPAAQSVVAATKSVPVVYSGVTDPVAAQLVKGWGPSGGNVTGVSDKLPLDRQVALIKRVVPNAKTVGMVYNPGEANSVVVVKALKELLAKQGMTLKEAAAPRTVDIGPAAKSLIGKVDVIYTNTDNNVVSAYEALVKVANEAKIPLVAGDTDSVKRGGIAALGINYGDLGRQTGKVVARILKGEKPGAIASETSSNLELFVNTGAAAKQGVTLSSDLVKEAKTVIK; from the coding sequence ATGAAGCGATTCAAGACTTTCGCGATCCGTTCGATCACGGCCGGCGTGGCCGCACTCGCGCTGGCAGGTGCCGCGCACGCACAGACCGTCAAGGTGCTGTCGATCGTCGACCATCCGGCGCTCGACGCGATCCGCGACGGCGTGCGCGCCGAACTGAAGGCGGAAGGCTACGGCGACGACAAGCTCAAGTGGGAATACCAGAGCGCGCAGGGCAACACGGGCACGGCCGCGCAGATCGCGCGCAAGTTCGTCGGCGACCAGCCCGATGTGATCGTCGCGATCGCAACGCCGGCCGCGCAGTCGGTCGTCGCAGCGACGAAGAGCGTGCCCGTCGTCTATTCGGGCGTCACCGATCCGGTCGCCGCACAGCTCGTGAAGGGCTGGGGCCCGTCGGGCGGCAACGTGACGGGCGTGTCCGACAAGCTGCCGCTCGACCGCCAGGTCGCACTGATCAAGCGCGTCGTGCCGAATGCGAAGACGGTCGGCATGGTCTACAACCCGGGCGAAGCGAACTCGGTCGTCGTCGTGAAGGCGCTCAAGGAGCTCCTCGCGAAACAGGGGATGACGCTGAAGGAAGCGGCCGCGCCGCGCACCGTCGACATCGGCCCGGCCGCGAAAAGCCTGATCGGCAAGGTCGACGTGATCTATACGAACACCGACAACAACGTCGTGTCCGCGTACGAAGCGCTCGTGAAGGTCGCGAACGAAGCGAAGATCCCGCTCGTCGCCGGCGACACCGACAGCGTGAAGCGCGGCGGCATCGCGGCGCTCGGCATCAACTACGGCGACCTCGGCCGCCAGACGGGCAAGGTCGTCGCACGCATCCTGAAGGGCGAGAAGCCGGGCGCGATCGCGTCGGAGACGAGCAGCAACCTCGAGCTGTTCGTCAATACGGGCGCGGCTGCGAAGCAGGGCGTGACGCTGTCGTCGGATCTCGTGAAGGAAGCGAAGACGGTCATCAAGTAA
- a CDS encoding ABC transporter ATP-binding protein — translation MLSAQDLKLTFNPGTPIETRALRGLSLEIPDGQFVAVIGSNGAGKSTFLNAVSGDQRVDSGRIAIDGADVTRQPAWDRAHLVARVFQDPMAGTCEALTIEENMALAMARGVRRGFRAALGRPSRELFRDKLRLLNLGLENRLTDRIGLLSGGQRQAVSLLMASLRPSRILLLDEHTAALDPKTAAFVLELTARIVAESKLTTMMVTHSMRQALDYGDRTVMLHQGQVVLDVSGGERKGLDVPDLLQMFEKVRHEQLDDDALLLG, via the coding sequence ATGCTGTCCGCACAAGACCTGAAACTCACGTTCAATCCCGGCACGCCAATCGAGACGCGCGCGTTGCGCGGGCTGTCGCTCGAGATTCCTGACGGCCAGTTCGTCGCGGTGATCGGCTCGAACGGCGCCGGCAAGTCGACCTTCCTCAATGCGGTCAGCGGCGACCAGCGCGTCGATTCGGGGCGCATCGCGATCGATGGCGCGGACGTCACGCGCCAGCCCGCGTGGGACCGCGCGCACCTCGTCGCGCGCGTGTTCCAGGATCCGATGGCCGGCACCTGCGAGGCGCTGACGATCGAGGAGAACATGGCGCTCGCGATGGCGCGCGGCGTGCGGCGCGGCTTCCGGGCCGCACTCGGCCGGCCGTCGCGCGAGCTGTTCCGCGACAAGCTGCGGCTCTTGAACCTCGGCCTCGAGAACCGGCTGACCGACCGGATCGGGTTGCTGTCGGGCGGGCAGCGGCAGGCCGTGAGCCTGCTGATGGCGTCGCTGCGGCCGTCGCGGATCCTGCTGCTCGACGAGCACACGGCCGCGCTCGACCCGAAGACGGCGGCGTTCGTGCTGGAGCTGACCGCGCGTATCGTCGCCGAAAGCAAGCTGACGACGATGATGGTCACGCACAGCATGCGACAGGCGCTCGACTACGGCGACCGCACGGTGATGCTGCACCAGGGGCAGGTCGTGCTCGACGTGTCGGGCGGCGAACGCAAGGGGCTCGACGTGCCGGACCTGCTGCAGATGTTCGAGAAGGTGCGGCACGAGCAGCTCGACGACGACGCGCTGCTGCTGGGGTGA
- a CDS encoding fimbrial protein, producing the protein MKLAFSSIAALTVAMAAALPAVSHAADGQITINGKIGSQTCTINGNDSGGTNFTVQLPKVATSSLAVGGSTAGRTPFNIALTNCTPNSGNVYTHFEPGTTVNSTTGQLVNAQGTAKNVEVGVLNGNDHSQIGIGKAAENSTAVALSNGAATLPYQAQYVAMGGAASAGTVNTSVLYSIMYQ; encoded by the coding sequence ATGAAACTCGCATTCTCCAGCATCGCAGCGCTCACGGTGGCCATGGCGGCAGCACTGCCGGCGGTGTCGCACGCGGCCGACGGCCAGATCACGATCAACGGCAAGATCGGCAGCCAGACCTGCACGATCAACGGCAACGACTCCGGCGGCACGAACTTCACGGTCCAGCTGCCGAAGGTGGCAACGTCGTCGCTGGCGGTGGGCGGCTCGACCGCGGGCCGTACGCCGTTCAACATCGCGCTGACCAACTGCACGCCGAACTCGGGCAACGTCTACACCCACTTCGAACCGGGTACGACGGTCAACTCGACGACCGGCCAGCTGGTCAACGCGCAGGGTACGGCGAAGAACGTCGAGGTCGGCGTGCTCAATGGCAACGATCACAGCCAGATCGGGATCGGCAAGGCCGCGGAGAATTCGACGGCCGTCGCGCTCTCGAACGGCGCCGCCACGCTGCCGTACCAGGCCCAGTATGTCGCGATGGGCGGCGCTGCGTCCGCGGGTACGGTGAACACGTCGGTGCTGTATTCGATCATGTACCAGTAA
- the imuA gene encoding translesion DNA synthesis-associated protein ImuA, with protein sequence MLASSISPESLHPSLWRGSQLARGGPRTIDTGFASLSSELPGGGWPVGGLVELLAAQPGCGEMRLLAPALARTVSARRPLALVAPPQAPHATALASLGVPADALLWLRAGSRTDALWAAEQVLKTGCCGALLLWQDARPDALRRLHLAAARTGDTLFVMLRPLSAARQPSPAVLRVALYPVPGGVSLDIVKRRGPARSEPLVLDLPSPIVESRYARLARHPSAAPAARRVRPAAV encoded by the coding sequence ATGCTCGCATCCTCCATTTCCCCCGAATCCCTTCATCCGTCGCTCTGGCGCGGTTCGCAACTCGCGCGCGGCGGTCCGCGCACGATCGACACGGGTTTTGCGTCGCTGTCCAGCGAGCTGCCGGGCGGCGGCTGGCCGGTCGGCGGGCTCGTCGAATTGCTGGCCGCGCAGCCGGGCTGCGGCGAGATGCGGCTGCTCGCGCCCGCGCTCGCGCGCACCGTCAGCGCGCGGCGCCCGCTCGCGCTCGTCGCGCCGCCGCAAGCGCCGCATGCGACCGCGCTCGCCAGTCTCGGCGTGCCGGCCGACGCGCTACTGTGGCTGCGTGCGGGCAGCCGCACGGATGCGTTGTGGGCTGCCGAGCAGGTGCTCAAGACTGGCTGCTGCGGCGCGCTGCTGCTCTGGCAGGACGCGCGGCCCGATGCGCTGCGGCGCCTGCATCTCGCGGCCGCGCGCACCGGCGACACGCTGTTCGTGATGCTGCGCCCGCTGTCGGCCGCGCGGCAGCCGTCGCCGGCCGTGCTGCGCGTCGCGCTGTATCCGGTGCCGGGCGGCGTGTCGCTCGACATCGTCAAGCGTCGCGGGCCCGCGCGCAGCGAGCCGCTCGTGCTCGACCTGCCGTCGCCCATCGTGGAGAGCCGCTATGCGCGTCTTGCTCGGCATCCATCTGCCGCGCCTGCCGCTCGACGTGTGCGCCCCGCTGCTGTTTGA
- a CDS encoding ABC transporter permease, which produces MSLFSLLGALEIGLIFSLVALGVLISFRILNFPDLTVDGSFPLGGAVAATLISAGYDPFSSTCIAIVAGAVAGFITGWLNVRLKIMDLLASILMMIALYSVNLRIMGRPNVPLITEPTIFTVLQPDWMPDYVLRPALLAIVVVVAKLCLDWFFSSQLGLAMRATGANPRMARAQGIATGRSTLAGMALSNALVALAGALFAQTQGGADISMGIGTIVIGLAAVIIGETLLPARRLVLTTLAVVLGAIVYRFFIALALNSEFIGLKAQDLNLVTAALVTIALVLPATRKKLFARKNGGA; this is translated from the coding sequence ATGTCTCTGTTCTCGTTACTGGGCGCGCTGGAGATCGGCCTGATCTTCAGTCTCGTCGCCCTCGGGGTGCTGATCTCGTTTCGCATCCTCAACTTCCCCGACCTCACCGTCGACGGCAGCTTTCCGCTTGGCGGCGCCGTTGCCGCGACGCTGATCTCGGCCGGCTACGACCCGTTCAGCTCGACCTGCATCGCGATCGTCGCGGGCGCGGTTGCCGGCTTCATCACGGGCTGGCTCAACGTGCGCCTGAAGATCATGGACCTGCTCGCCAGCATCCTGATGATGATCGCGCTCTATTCGGTGAACCTGCGCATCATGGGCCGGCCGAACGTGCCGCTCATCACCGAGCCGACGATCTTCACCGTGCTGCAGCCCGACTGGATGCCCGACTACGTGCTGCGCCCGGCGCTGCTCGCAATCGTCGTCGTGGTCGCGAAGCTCTGCCTCGACTGGTTCTTCTCGTCGCAGCTCGGCCTCGCGATGCGCGCGACCGGCGCGAATCCGCGGATGGCGCGCGCGCAAGGCATCGCGACGGGCCGCTCGACGCTCGCCGGGATGGCGCTGTCGAATGCGCTCGTCGCGCTCGCCGGCGCGTTGTTCGCGCAGACGCAGGGCGGCGCGGACATCTCGATGGGGATCGGCACGATCGTGATCGGGCTGGCCGCCGTGATCATCGGCGAGACGCTGCTGCCGGCACGCCGGCTCGTGCTGACGACGCTCGCCGTCGTGCTTGGCGCGATCGTCTACCGCTTCTTCATCGCGCTCGCGCTGAACAGCGAATTCATCGGCCTGAAGGCGCAGGATTTGAACCTCGTGACGGCCGCGCTCGTCACGATCGCGCTGGTGCTGCCGGCGACGCGCAAGAAGCTGTTCGCGCGCAAGAACGGAGGGGCATGA
- a CDS encoding error-prone DNA polymerase has translation MNAEFSVLPDYAELFCRSNFSFLHGASHADELVERAVELGYRGIAITDECSLAGAPRMHVAAKAAGLPLIVGSYFEVTPDDVPPGYDPGPGAFGLVLLAQNREGYGNLSELISWRRMAAPKGTYQLTSRMLSAPPEKFAHLRGMPDCFAILVPAYPVRANVLDAQVAWFRATFGERARLGLVQLQRALDGVQREEIREAGARRGVRVVALGDVTMHKRSCKKLQDVMTAIRVGMPVSECGYALAPNAEQHLRSRGRIAKLFSADEIAETCAILDGCHVELDKLRYEYPDEIVPKGLTPTSYLEQETMAGAAERYPQGIPEKVEKQIRHELDLIERLEYEPFFLTVYDIVKYARSQNILCQGRGSAANSVVCYCLGITEVDPDQSTMLFERFISEERGEPPDIDVDFEHQRREEVIQHIYSKYGHDRAALAAAVSTYRPRGVLRETGKALGVDPMLIDRVAKGHRWFDGSRDLLQQFASVDLDPGAPIIQAWAELATRLLNFPRHLSQHSGGFVISRGKLTRLVPVENAAMDGRRVIQWDKDDLEALGLMKVDVLALGMLSALHRAFDMRTAWRGPPEPDGKPFTLKHIPQDDEATYDMICRADTVGVFQIESRAQMSMLPRLRPRDYYDLVIEVSIVRPGPIQGGAVHPYLKRRRIKAGEEKGDITYPSDALKEVLERTLGIPIFQEQVMQIAIVAAGFTPGEADKLRRAMAAWKRRGDLGPYHDKIVDGMLARGYTSEFAEQIFEQIKGFGEYGFPESHAASFAKLAYASSWLKCHEPAIFLAALLNSQPMGFYPPSQLVQDAKRHGVQVLPIDVTQSGWEASLEALPGQPPPHGQPAVRLGLSLVRGLGEAAARRIDIARAAGPFENVDALARRAQLERRDLEALAAANALATLAGHRRDALWQAVAAAPERDLLAAAPIDEPDKPALGAPSEADDILADYSTTGLTLNRHPVALLRPALQARRLSSAEALRDRPNGRLARACGLVTARQMPGTAKGVMFMTLEDETGCVNVIVRPELLARQRRETLDSQLLAVSGVWQVVSDVRHLVAQHFEDLTSLLGGLRTSSREFH, from the coding sequence ATGAATGCGGAATTCAGTGTGCTGCCCGATTACGCGGAGTTGTTCTGCCGCTCGAACTTCTCATTCCTGCATGGCGCGTCGCATGCAGACGAATTGGTCGAGCGCGCAGTCGAACTCGGCTATCGCGGGATCGCGATCACAGACGAATGTTCACTCGCGGGTGCGCCACGCATGCATGTCGCGGCGAAAGCGGCCGGGCTGCCGCTGATCGTTGGCTCGTACTTCGAGGTGACGCCGGACGATGTTCCGCCCGGCTACGATCCGGGGCCCGGCGCGTTCGGGCTCGTGTTGCTCGCGCAGAATCGTGAAGGCTACGGCAACCTGTCCGAGCTGATTTCGTGGCGGCGGATGGCAGCGCCGAAGGGTACGTACCAACTGACGTCGCGGATGTTGTCGGCGCCACCTGAAAAATTCGCGCATTTGCGCGGGATGCCCGACTGCTTCGCGATCCTCGTGCCGGCGTATCCGGTTCGCGCGAACGTGCTTGATGCACAGGTCGCGTGGTTCCGCGCGACGTTCGGCGAGCGTGCGCGGCTCGGGCTCGTGCAACTGCAGCGCGCGCTGGATGGTGTGCAGCGCGAGGAGATTCGCGAGGCTGGGGCGCGGCGCGGCGTGCGCGTTGTCGCGCTTGGTGACGTGACGATGCATAAGCGTTCATGCAAGAAGTTGCAGGATGTGATGACGGCGATTCGCGTCGGGATGCCGGTGTCGGAATGCGGCTATGCGCTCGCGCCGAACGCGGAACAGCATCTGCGTTCGCGCGGGCGGATCGCGAAGCTGTTTTCGGCTGACGAAATCGCGGAGACGTGCGCGATTCTCGATGGGTGTCATGTCGAACTCGACAAGCTGCGCTATGAGTATCCCGATGAGATCGTGCCGAAGGGGCTCACGCCGACGAGTTATCTGGAACAGGAAACCATGGCAGGGGCGGCCGAGCGTTATCCGCAGGGTATTCCGGAGAAAGTGGAGAAGCAGATCCGGCATGAACTCGACCTGATCGAAAGACTGGAATACGAACCGTTCTTCCTGACTGTCTACGACATCGTCAAATACGCACGCAGCCAGAACATCCTGTGCCAGGGACGAGGCTCGGCGGCAAACTCGGTAGTCTGTTATTGCCTCGGCATCACTGAGGTCGATCCCGATCAGAGCACGATGCTGTTCGAACGCTTCATCAGCGAGGAGCGTGGCGAGCCACCCGACATCGATGTCGACTTCGAGCATCAGCGTCGGGAAGAAGTGATTCAGCATATCTACAGCAAATACGGACACGATCGCGCCGCACTCGCGGCCGCCGTATCGACTTACCGCCCGCGTGGTGTGCTGCGCGAAACCGGCAAGGCGCTCGGCGTCGATCCGATGCTGATCGACCGCGTTGCGAAAGGGCATCGCTGGTTCGACGGCAGTCGCGACCTGCTGCAGCAATTCGCCTCGGTCGATCTCGATCCAGGCGCGCCAATCATTCAGGCATGGGCTGAACTTGCTACCCGGCTGCTCAACTTTCCGCGCCACCTGTCGCAGCACTCCGGCGGCTTCGTGATCAGCCGCGGCAAGCTCACGCGGCTCGTGCCGGTCGAGAACGCAGCGATGGACGGGCGGCGCGTGATCCAGTGGGACAAGGACGATCTCGAGGCGCTCGGGCTGATGAAGGTCGACGTGCTCGCGCTCGGCATGCTGTCGGCGCTGCATCGCGCGTTTGACATGCGCACCGCGTGGCGCGGGCCGCCGGAGCCGGACGGCAAGCCGTTTACGCTGAAGCACATTCCGCAGGATGACGAAGCGACCTACGACATGATCTGCCGTGCCGACACGGTTGGCGTATTCCAGATCGAATCGCGCGCGCAGATGTCGATGTTGCCGCGTCTGCGGCCGCGCGACTATTACGACCTGGTGATCGAGGTTTCGATCGTGCGTCCCGGGCCGATCCAGGGCGGCGCCGTGCATCCGTATCTGAAGCGGCGCAGGATCAAGGCGGGAGAGGAGAAAGGGGACATCACCTATCCGAGCGACGCGCTCAAGGAAGTGCTCGAACGCACGCTCGGCATCCCGATCTTTCAGGAACAGGTAATGCAGATCGCGATCGTCGCGGCCGGCTTCACGCCCGGCGAAGCCGACAAGTTGCGTCGTGCGATGGCCGCGTGGAAACGCAGGGGGGATCTCGGCCCTTACCATGACAAGATCGTCGACGGCATGCTGGCCCGCGGCTACACGAGCGAATTCGCCGAACAGATCTTCGAGCAGATCAAAGGCTTCGGCGAATACGGCTTCCCCGAGAGCCACGCGGCCAGTTTCGCGAAACTGGCCTATGCGAGCAGCTGGCTCAAATGTCACGAACCGGCGATCTTCCTCGCCGCGCTGCTGAACAGTCAGCCGATGGGTTTCTACCCGCCATCGCAACTCGTACAGGACGCGAAGCGCCACGGCGTGCAGGTCCTGCCGATCGACGTGACGCAAAGCGGTTGGGAGGCATCGCTCGAAGCGCTGCCCGGCCAGCCGCCGCCACACGGCCAGCCGGCTGTGCGGCTCGGCCTGTCGCTCGTGCGCGGTCTCGGCGAGGCGGCCGCGCGACGCATCGACATCGCGCGTGCGGCTGGCCCCTTTGAGAACGTCGACGCACTGGCGCGCCGCGCGCAACTCGAACGTCGCGACCTCGAAGCGCTCGCCGCCGCGAACGCGCTCGCGACGCTTGCCGGCCATCGCCGAGACGCGCTGTGGCAGGCCGTCGCTGCTGCGCCGGAGCGCGACCTGCTCGCGGCCGCGCCGATCGACGAACCGGACAAGCCCGCGCTCGGCGCGCCGTCGGAAGCCGACGACATCCTCGCCGACTACAGCACGACGGGTCTCACGCTGAACCGCCATCCTGTTGCGCTGCTGCGGCCCGCGCTGCAGGCGCGGCGGCTGTCGTCGGCGGAGGCACTGCGCGACCGCCCGAACGGCCGGCTCGCGCGTGCATGCGGGCTCGTGACCGCGCGGCAGATGCCGGGCACCGCGAAAGGCGTGATGTTCATGACGCTGGAGGACGAGACCGGCTGCGTGAACGTGATCGTCCGGCCCGAACTGCTCGCGCGACAGCGTCGCGAGACGCTCGATTCGCAACTGCTCGCGGTGTCGGGCGTGTGGCAGGTCGTGAGCGACGTGAGGCACCTCGTCGCGCAGCATTTCGAGGATCTGACGTCGCTGCTCGGCGGTTTGCGCACATCGAGCCGGGAATTTCACTGA
- a CDS encoding fimbrial protein, producing MKFDAKNRLIRILRLITFFGFAWICVNHSAYAQAICKFTQLSHVSNTRFTFGDIVIPRDVPDGAPIATIVFNLAYDCPINPPAYPLNIGGFSIKYDGALALATQFPGVGQFNTAYEGLYKYTGLRMTNMDTGQVMNPLGFTTTEWGTTITGANPVSGMIRMKIELIKLSDGIYKITQMPNDSRPPVFVVRLANRNIDDPAAHNRMVVTHQISGTLKPMQQSCTVTNSSPEVRLPPVGASKLNLAGATAGDTGFNIGLTCRAGSNVYVTLTDLTAPGNTSDLLTLTQDSTAKGVKLRVSQNGRPVRYGPDSRVPGNLNQWYVGPSASTSNIPLSVQYVADGPVSGGTVKGVATFTMSYQ from the coding sequence ATGAAATTTGATGCAAAAAACCGCCTGATTCGCATATTGAGACTTATCACGTTTTTTGGATTCGCATGGATTTGCGTTAATCATTCCGCATATGCTCAGGCCATTTGTAAATTCACACAATTATCCCATGTCAGCAACACACGCTTCACCTTCGGCGATATTGTCATTCCACGTGATGTTCCGGATGGCGCTCCCATTGCAACGATAGTATTCAATCTTGCGTACGATTGCCCGATCAACCCTCCTGCTTACCCACTCAATATAGGCGGATTTTCTATCAAATACGACGGCGCTCTGGCACTGGCAACGCAGTTTCCGGGAGTCGGGCAGTTCAACACTGCTTATGAAGGTCTTTATAAGTACACTGGTTTGCGCATGACCAACATGGATACGGGTCAGGTGATGAATCCCTTGGGCTTTACCACAACTGAGTGGGGGACCACAATTACTGGCGCCAACCCCGTTTCCGGCATGATCAGGATGAAGATAGAGTTGATCAAGCTGAGCGATGGCATTTACAAAATAACACAAATGCCAAACGACTCACGACCACCGGTATTTGTAGTCAGGCTTGCAAACAGAAACATTGACGATCCCGCCGCTCATAACAGAATGGTTGTCACTCATCAAATTAGTGGGACCCTCAAGCCCATGCAGCAGAGTTGCACGGTCACGAACTCGTCGCCGGAGGTGCGCCTGCCACCTGTCGGCGCGAGCAAGCTGAATCTTGCGGGTGCCACTGCGGGCGACACCGGCTTCAATATCGGGCTGACTTGCCGGGCCGGCTCGAACGTGTACGTGACCTTGACCGATCTGACTGCCCCGGGCAACACGAGCGACCTGTTGACGCTGACCCAGGACTCGACGGCGAAGGGGGTGAAGCTGCGCGTCTCACAAAACGGGCGGCCGGTCCGCTACGGCCCCGATTCGCGCGTCCCCGGCAATCTGAACCAGTGGTATGTCGGTCCGTCGGCGTCGACGTCGAACATCCCGCTGAGCGTGCAGTACGTCGCCGACGGCCCGGTGTCCGGCGGAACAGTAAAGGGAGTCGCCACGTTCACCATGAGCTATCAGTGA
- a CDS encoding Y-family DNA polymerase: MRVLLGIHLPRLPLDVCAPLLFDGGADDTGEASDAGEADDAGCAVLEQGVVLIADAPARRHGVRAGMKRGGVLTLAPHTRLVERDPAREADALRAVALALLRFSPCVALDSEATLIVDVGPSLRLFGGLPSLCRQVRATLAALGYAARLSAAPTGCGAWLLARVSARARIRRRVAGRASLVRALDGLPCVLLPDARPYAGWFDGLGCRTLADLRGLPRAGLQRRCGPALLAALDRAYGDAVEPLAWMAVPPVFDVRLELPERVEYAEAVLFAARRLVVQLCGWLAARQLSLAAMTFDLEHERGRQAVPPTPLELAFAAPVRDEAHFMRLLGERLARVELPAAVIAVRLKATRVESVAPPADDLFPEPGSTRETRERLFELLVARLGADNVLRAAPVADHRPEAANRWLPLDAQAGKPAVALPAAPPRPAWLLAEPLPLLMRGERPVFHTPLRMMSSPERIEAGWFDGQLVERDYCVAQDEEGACYWVFKERTSSQADPRWFLHGLFG; this comes from the coding sequence ATGCGCGTCTTGCTCGGCATCCATCTGCCGCGCCTGCCGCTCGACGTGTGCGCCCCGCTGCTGTTTGACGGCGGCGCGGATGACACGGGCGAGGCAAGCGACGCAGGCGAGGCGGACGACGCGGGCTGCGCGGTGCTCGAACAGGGCGTCGTGCTGATCGCCGACGCGCCCGCGCGCCGGCACGGCGTGCGCGCGGGCATGAAGCGCGGCGGCGTGCTCACGCTCGCGCCGCACACGCGGCTCGTCGAACGCGATCCCGCGCGCGAGGCTGACGCGCTGCGCGCGGTCGCGCTCGCGTTGCTGCGCTTTTCGCCGTGCGTCGCGCTCGACAGCGAAGCCACGCTCATCGTCGACGTCGGCCCGAGCCTGCGGCTGTTCGGCGGTCTGCCGTCGCTGTGCCGCCAGGTGCGCGCGACGCTCGCGGCGCTCGGCTATGCCGCGCGCCTGTCCGCTGCACCGACCGGGTGCGGCGCATGGCTGCTGGCGCGCGTATCGGCCCGTGCGCGGATCCGGCGCCGGGTGGCCGGCCGCGCGTCGCTGGTCCGCGCGCTCGACGGGCTGCCGTGCGTGCTGTTGCCCGATGCGCGTCCGTATGCGGGCTGGTTCGACGGTCTCGGCTGCCGCACGCTCGCCGATCTGCGCGGCCTGCCGCGCGCGGGGCTGCAGCGGCGCTGCGGTCCCGCGCTGCTGGCCGCGCTCGATCGTGCGTATGGCGACGCGGTCGAGCCGCTCGCGTGGATGGCGGTGCCGCCCGTGTTCGACGTGCGGCTCGAATTGCCGGAGCGCGTCGAATATGCGGAGGCTGTGCTGTTCGCCGCGCGGCGGCTCGTTGTGCAGCTGTGCGGCTGGCTGGCCGCGCGGCAGCTGTCGCTGGCCGCGATGACATTCGATCTCGAGCACGAGCGCGGCCGCCAGGCTGTGCCGCCGACGCCGCTCGAACTCGCGTTCGCCGCACCCGTGCGCGACGAGGCACACTTCATGCGGCTGCTCGGCGAGCGGCTCGCGCGCGTCGAACTGCCGGCCGCGGTGATCGCGGTGCGTCTGAAGGCCACGCGCGTCGAATCGGTCGCGCCGCCGGCCGACGATCTCTTTCCCGAGCCGGGCAGCACGCGCGAGACGCGCGAGCGGCTGTTCGAGCTGCTGGTCGCGCGGCTCGGCGCGGACAACGTGCTGCGTGCGGCGCCCGTCGCCGATCATCGGCCCGAGGCCGCGAACCGCTGGTTGCCGCTCGATGCGCAGGCGGGCAAGCCGGCTGTCGCGCTGCCCGCCGCGCCGCCGCGTCCCGCGTGGCTGCTGGCCGAGCCGCTGCCGCTGCTGATGCGCGGGGAGCGGCCGGTGTTCCATACGCCGCTCAGGATGATGTCGTCGCCCGAGCGGATCGAGGCGGGTTGGTTCGACGGTCAACTGGTCGAGCGTGATTACTGCGTCGCGCAGGACGAAGAGGGCGCGTGCTACTGGGTATTCAAGGAACGGACGAGCAGCCAGGCGGACCCGCGCTGGTTTCTGCACGGGCTGTTCGGGTGA